One window of the Conexibacter sp. SYSU D00693 genome contains the following:
- a CDS encoding TetR/AcrR family transcriptional regulator, translating to MARWEPDARRRLQEAALSLFAQRGYEQTTARQIAEQAGLTERTFFRHFSDKREVLFGNEAALTDALVAGVVGAPARASVAKAVEAGVRAAARHMEPRKAFLRRFADVVAQHPELRERELAKQQAMAGDVAGALAGRGVGDVEARLAGELTIVVLRLGFEQWLARGEQRAFEDVVADVLARRPR from the coding sequence GTGGCCCGCTGGGAGCCAGACGCCCGTCGACGCCTGCAGGAGGCGGCGCTCAGCCTGTTCGCGCAACGCGGCTACGAGCAGACGACCGCCCGGCAGATCGCTGAGCAGGCCGGGCTCACCGAGCGCACCTTCTTCCGCCACTTCAGCGACAAGCGCGAGGTCCTCTTCGGCAACGAGGCGGCGCTGACCGACGCGCTGGTCGCCGGCGTGGTCGGCGCTCCGGCACGGGCGTCCGTGGCCAAGGCGGTCGAGGCCGGCGTCCGCGCCGCCGCGCGCCACATGGAGCCGCGCAAGGCGTTCCTGCGGCGCTTCGCCGACGTCGTGGCCCAGCACCCCGAGCTGCGCGAGCGCGAGCTCGCCAAGCAGCAGGCGATGGCGGGCGACGTGGCCGGCGCCCTGGCCGGTCGCGGGGTGGGGGACGTCGAGGCGCGGCTCGCCGGCGAGCTGACCATCGTGGTCCTGCGCCTGGGCTTCGAGCAGTGGCTGGCCCGCGGCGAGCAGCGCGCGTTCGAGGACGTCGTCGCCGACGTCCTCGCGCGGCGTCCGCGCTAG
- a CDS encoding HAMP domain-containing sensor histidine kinase gives MVAGALLLFAVWLFVFRNLPDVAPVPGGIIYRSVLQRDFATAAAVLMGGLLVVGLVGGWVLAGRMLAPLDRITDATRVAAGGVLSHRIRLHDRHDEFRELADAFDAMLARIEADVAAQQRFAANASHELRTPLAITQTLLDVARKDPDRDGGELVERLRIVNARAIDLTEALLVLSRADQRSFPREDVDLSLLVEEAVETLVPLAEERGVVLEAAGDVAPTTGSHALLLQLVTNLVHNGVVHNRPDGGTVTATTSAGPDAVVLTVDSTGAPLTPQLVATLAEPFQRGSARVRGDHAGVGLGLAIVRSISDAHGGRLLLSPRDEGGLRAVVRLPRA, from the coding sequence CTGCTGCTCTTCGCGGTCTGGCTCTTCGTCTTCCGCAACCTCCCCGACGTCGCGCCCGTGCCGGGCGGGATCATCTACCGGTCGGTCCTGCAGCGGGACTTCGCGACCGCCGCGGCGGTGCTGATGGGCGGCCTGCTGGTCGTCGGCCTCGTCGGCGGCTGGGTGCTGGCGGGACGCATGCTCGCCCCGCTGGACCGGATCACCGACGCGACGCGCGTGGCGGCCGGCGGGGTGCTCTCGCACCGCATCCGGCTGCACGACCGCCACGACGAGTTCCGCGAGCTCGCCGACGCCTTCGACGCGATGCTCGCCCGCATCGAGGCCGACGTCGCGGCCCAGCAGCGCTTCGCCGCCAACGCGTCGCACGAGCTGCGCACGCCGCTGGCCATCACCCAGACGCTGCTCGACGTCGCGCGCAAGGACCCCGACCGCGACGGCGGCGAGCTCGTCGAGCGCCTGCGCATCGTCAACGCCCGCGCCATCGACCTCACCGAGGCGCTGCTCGTCCTCAGCCGCGCCGACCAGCGCTCCTTCCCGCGCGAGGACGTCGACCTCTCGCTGCTGGTCGAGGAGGCCGTCGAGACGCTGGTGCCCCTCGCCGAGGAGCGGGGCGTCGTGCTCGAGGCGGCCGGCGACGTCGCGCCGACCACCGGCTCGCACGCGCTGCTGCTCCAGCTCGTGACGAACCTCGTGCACAACGGGGTGGTCCACAACCGCCCGGACGGCGGCACGGTCACGGCGACCACGAGCGCCGGGCCCGACGCGGTGGTCCTGACGGTCGACAGCACGGGGGCGCCGCTGACGCCCCAGCTCGTCGCCACGCTCGCCGAGCCCTTCCAGCGCGGCAGTGCGCGCGTGCGCGGCGACCACGCCGGCGTCGGCCTGGGGCTGGCGATCGTCCGGAGCATCTCCGACGCCCACGGCGGCCGGCTGCTCCTGAGCCCCCGCGACGAGGGCGGCCTGCGCGCCGTGGTGCGCCTGCCGCGCGCCTAG
- a CDS encoding SDR family oxidoreductase, which translates to MTDIRDKVVAITGASSGIGEATAELFAARGAKVVLGARREAPLRDLAGRLGPDAAYRVTDVRHREDVQALVDLALERHGRLDVLVNNAGVGPISRLDALRVEDWEAMVDVNLKGVLHGIAAALPVFEDQQGGHLVITSSTAAHRILPTMAVYAATKTAVNVVAEGLRQEAVPGVRVTVVSPGYVATNFADSVTDPDIRAQIAAGGDGLGIPPAAIARAIDFAVEQPDDVDVGEVVVRPTAQR; encoded by the coding sequence GTGACTGACATCAGGGACAAGGTCGTGGCCATCACCGGCGCCAGCAGCGGCATCGGCGAGGCGACGGCGGAGCTCTTCGCCGCGCGCGGCGCCAAGGTCGTGCTCGGGGCACGGCGCGAGGCGCCGCTGCGGGACCTCGCCGGGCGCCTGGGGCCGGACGCCGCCTACCGCGTCACCGACGTACGCCACCGCGAGGACGTGCAGGCGCTCGTCGACCTCGCCCTCGAGCGCCACGGCCGCCTGGACGTCCTCGTCAACAACGCCGGCGTCGGCCCGATCTCCCGGCTGGACGCCCTGCGCGTCGAGGACTGGGAGGCCATGGTCGACGTGAACCTCAAGGGCGTGCTGCACGGGATCGCCGCGGCCCTGCCGGTCTTCGAGGACCAGCAGGGTGGCCACCTCGTGATCACGTCGTCCACGGCCGCCCACCGGATCCTCCCGACGATGGCCGTCTACGCGGCGACGAAGACCGCGGTCAACGTGGTGGCCGAGGGCCTGCGCCAGGAGGCGGTCCCCGGCGTGCGCGTGACCGTGGTCTCGCCCGGCTACGTCGCCACGAACTTCGCCGACTCCGTCACCGACCCGGACATCCGCGCGCAGATCGCGGCGGGCGGCGACGGGCTCGGCATCCCCCCGGCCGCGATCGCCCGCGCCATCGACTTCGCCGTGGAGCAGCCGGACGACGTCGACGTCGGGGAGGTCGTCGTGCGCCCGACCGCGCAGCGCTGA